A stretch of Aerococcus urinaehominis DNA encodes these proteins:
- a CDS encoding TrkH family potassium uptake protein translates to MLKFFGHLTNPQKIACSFFLVIMLGSILLSLPVCQLNGVQATYLDHLFIAVSAVCVTGLWTSSIHDTYNIWGQIVMMLLIQTGGLGLMTIISSLYHSLGQKVSLRDEIVTGEALNRSSKFQLGNFLGRIIRYTVIIEGVGMLLLTTFFVPLLGWQQGLFNSLFTAVSAFCNAGFDLLGNDSLIPYQTAGILNWTIMALIVLGGIGFSVWFDITDQIKLHQQNERQKPWRYYLNHLSTHTKLVLTVTGSVILIGAFLFGLVEWQNPATIGQLSVVDKINASFFQTITMRTAGFASIDYSQAHPFSILIFVLTMFIGGGAGGTAGGLKVSTFALTIMLAVRELRQSKYVTFAHHTIPDGLVKTAFVIALFYVALLFSGSALLLLFDPHVPYLYLLFEAISALATVGVSAGLTPDLSTASHFILMALMFIGRIGPMTMFFSLRGRQKRLTDVKYSKADIIIG, encoded by the coding sequence TTGCTTAAGTTTTTTGGCCACTTGACTAATCCTCAAAAAATAGCTTGTAGTTTTTTCCTGGTTATTATGTTGGGCTCAATTTTATTAAGTCTGCCTGTTTGCCAGTTAAATGGTGTCCAAGCGACCTACTTAGACCATCTTTTTATTGCGGTTTCAGCAGTATGCGTGACTGGGCTTTGGACATCATCTATTCACGACACCTATAATATTTGGGGGCAAATTGTTATGATGCTTTTAATCCAGACCGGAGGGTTAGGTTTGATGACCATCATAAGCTCCCTCTACCACAGCCTTGGTCAAAAAGTATCCTTGCGAGATGAAATTGTAACTGGTGAAGCCCTCAACCGCTCTTCTAAATTTCAATTAGGCAATTTTCTGGGGCGAATTATTCGCTATACTGTGATTATCGAAGGCGTCGGTATGCTATTGTTGACTACTTTCTTCGTGCCCTTATTAGGTTGGCAGCAAGGATTATTTAACAGCTTATTTACAGCCGTATCCGCCTTTTGTAATGCCGGCTTTGATCTTTTAGGTAATGATTCCTTGATTCCTTACCAAACAGCCGGGATTTTGAACTGGACGATTATGGCCTTAATTGTTTTGGGGGGGATTGGTTTCTCTGTTTGGTTTGACATTACCGACCAAATCAAGCTTCATCAGCAAAATGAACGGCAAAAACCATGGCGTTACTACCTTAACCACCTGTCTACGCATACTAAATTGGTGTTGACGGTGACGGGGTCGGTTATTTTGATTGGCGCATTTCTTTTTGGTCTTGTAGAATGGCAAAATCCTGCTACTATCGGCCAATTGTCGGTAGTTGATAAAATCAACGCTAGTTTCTTTCAAACAATTACTATGCGGACAGCCGGTTTTGCTAGTATTGACTATAGCCAGGCCCATCCCTTCTCTATTTTAATTTTTGTGCTAACTATGTTTATTGGTGGGGGTGCTGGCGGGACAGCTGGTGGCTTGAAGGTATCAACTTTTGCTTTAACAATTATGCTAGCAGTTAGAGAATTAAGGCAATCCAAATATGTTACTTTTGCCCACCATACAATTCCAGATGGTCTGGTTAAGACAGCTTTTGTTATCGCCTTGTTCTATGTCGCTTTATTATTTTCCGGTTCGGCCTTGCTATTACTGTTTGATCCGCATGTACCTTATCTGTACTTGCTTTTTGAAGCCATTTCAGCCCTGGCTACTGTGGGGGTATCAGCTGGTTTAACACCTGACTTATCAACTGCAAGCCACTTTATTTTAATGGCTCTGATGTTTATTGGCCGGATTGGACCGATGACTATGTTCTTTAGTTTACGGGGTCGGCAAAAACGATTGACTGATGTGAAGTATAGTAAAGCAGATATTATTATCGGTTAG
- a CDS encoding NupC/NupG family nucleoside CNT transporter gives MGTIRGIIDLIVIFLIAWLFSNNRQDVLTKKGKNILVMLVLQLIICFLCLKTTVGIQVMGSISNFFGWLIGQSQAGINFVFGGLEMGAGGVFFFNVLLPLVFLSALIAILDYIKVMPFLMKWIGIGVNKITGMGQLEGQLAISTLILGQPAGYIPIQEQLKQISGKRLFTLTMSATSTVGMSMLAAYMELIPGQFVVVAVLLNIFSPFIITAIMNPYDAEEDQIEHAAATGAPANLALTTPNAASEDKPSLFDAISDAISQGFNLALIIAAMLIGFVSIIAFLNNILSALIGITFTQILGYIFSPLALAIGVPMADMVEAGSIMATKLLSSEFVAISEMLSFGNNITEKTIAMMSAYAISFANFGTVGIVTGALKSIDAKQAKVFSGFSMKMMLGATLSAVLTACIVGFFY, from the coding sequence ATGGGAACTATTAGAGGTATTATTGATTTAATCGTTATTTTTTTAATAGCCTGGTTATTTTCAAACAATCGCCAAGATGTTTTAACTAAAAAAGGTAAAAATATTTTGGTTATGTTAGTCTTACAACTTATTATTTGTTTTCTATGTTTGAAAACTACGGTAGGTATCCAGGTGATGGGTAGCATTTCTAACTTTTTTGGTTGGTTAATCGGTCAATCACAAGCTGGTATTAATTTTGTGTTTGGCGGACTAGAAATGGGTGCAGGCGGAGTTTTCTTCTTCAATGTGCTACTTCCTTTAGTCTTCTTATCAGCCCTGATTGCTATTCTTGATTACATTAAGGTTATGCCTTTTTTAATGAAATGGATTGGTATTGGTGTAAATAAGATTACTGGTATGGGCCAGTTAGAAGGTCAATTGGCTATTTCAACGCTAATTTTAGGTCAACCAGCGGGCTACATCCCTATTCAAGAGCAATTAAAGCAGATATCTGGTAAGCGTCTCTTTACCTTAACCATGTCAGCAACTTCGACAGTCGGTATGTCTATGCTAGCGGCCTATATGGAATTAATTCCTGGCCAATTCGTTGTTGTAGCGGTGCTACTAAATATCTTTTCTCCATTTATTATTACAGCAATTATGAATCCTTATGATGCTGAGGAAGATCAGATTGAACATGCTGCTGCTACTGGGGCGCCAGCTAATTTAGCCCTGACAACACCTAACGCTGCTAGCGAGGACAAGCCTAGTCTTTTCGATGCGATTTCAGATGCTATCAGCCAAGGTTTTAACCTGGCCTTGATTATTGCTGCCATGCTGATTGGTTTTGTGTCAATCATTGCCTTCTTAAATAATATATTGTCAGCCTTGATTGGTATAACCTTTACACAAATCTTAGGTTATATTTTTTCACCTTTAGCTTTAGCAATTGGGGTACCTATGGCAGATATGGTAGAAGCAGGTTCGATTATGGCTACTAAATTACTATCAAGCGAATTTGTCGCTATTTCTGAAATGTTATCGTTTGGCAATAATATTACTGAAAAAACAATTGCAATGATGTCAGCTTATGCGATTTCTTTTGCTAATTTTGGTACTGTAGGTATTGTAACGGGTGCTTTGAAATCAATTGATGCCAAGCAGGCTAAAGTTTTCTCTGGTTTTTCCATGAAAATGATGCTGGGAGCAACCCTGTCAGCAGTATTGACAGCATGTATTGTTGGTTTCTTTTATTAA
- a CDS encoding PfkB family carbohydrate kinase, translating to MTDSKYVVVIGGLNMDIAGISGPIYRERDSNIGKVHMSPGGVGRNIAHNLTNLEVETHLITAYGDDNFGQLLKKSCAELNIDLSHAECLPGRRSSVYLYVTDDEGDMVTGVNDMGIVDEITPEFLSDKLDFINGADIVVLDANLKRKTLEWLGDKVTVPIFADPVSVAKAGRFADMLDKIHTIKPNEHEIELYTGIKVTSAEAAKEAAKTLIKLGVQRVFLSLGSQGMVVADRDNDPICVPVITTNVTSANGAGDCAMAAIAWSHTYYSDALPAIEVAQLACAASSLTLQTEASVSDKLNIRDLVKHAQNYQQ from the coding sequence ATGACAGATAGTAAATATGTTGTGGTCATTGGTGGTTTGAACATGGATATTGCCGGAATTTCAGGCCCTATTTATCGCGAGCGAGATTCTAATATCGGTAAGGTCCATATGAGTCCAGGTGGGGTAGGACGAAATATCGCTCATAACCTTACTAATTTAGAAGTTGAAACACATTTGATTACGGCTTATGGGGATGACAATTTTGGCCAATTATTGAAAAAATCATGTGCCGAGCTAAATATTGACTTAAGCCATGCTGAATGTTTGCCAGGACGCAGGTCATCAGTATATCTGTACGTTACCGATGATGAAGGCGATATGGTTACTGGTGTAAATGATATGGGTATTGTTGATGAGATCACGCCAGAATTTTTAAGTGATAAATTAGATTTTATCAATGGTGCGGATATTGTTGTTCTTGATGCTAATTTAAAGCGCAAAACATTAGAGTGGCTAGGAGATAAGGTAACTGTGCCGATTTTTGCTGATCCGGTGTCAGTAGCTAAGGCTGGTCGCTTTGCAGATATGTTAGATAAAATTCACACCATTAAGCCAAATGAGCACGAAATTGAGCTTTATACTGGTATTAAAGTAACTAGTGCAGAAGCAGCTAAGGAAGCAGCTAAGACACTTATCAAGTTAGGCGTTCAACGGGTTTTCTTATCATTGGGTAGTCAAGGTATGGTAGTAGCTGATCGGGATAATGATCCAATCTGTGTTCCAGTTATCACCACTAATGTGACATCAGCAAATGGTGCTGGGGATTGCGCCATGGCTGCTATTGCTTGGAGTCATACTTACTATTCAGATGCCCTGCCTGCTATCGAGGTTGCCCAGTTAGCTTGTGCGGCATCAAGTTTGACACTACAAACGGAAGCCTCTGTCTCTGATAAATTGAATATCCGGGATTTAGTCAAACATGCTCAAAATTATCAACAGTAA